In a genomic window of Anomalospiza imberbis isolate Cuckoo-Finch-1a 21T00152 chromosome 5, ASM3175350v1, whole genome shotgun sequence:
- the LOC137473787 gene encoding inositol 1,4,5-trisphosphate receptor-interacting protein-like, with translation MKERQELLDREMARLLQELERGPLEQQDEGWGAVLFGALQQWPFCLLAGVLLLLGLWFSCRRRSCAASSSSKDQSSWKTLGDGRGKEQEEDSPDSEKGKENTDVTVEADDSETENDREGSPVAADEGDNDDVIEGHDNVKSKEDSYVNSGNGQVLKKDEGRSDGDVPGDSTAEGNEEEPGNVAGNKEHLDEANEGENKDVQVEQDKDTGKEGKGDGNEEKGNSANVKAGNNDDVNEGEDNIDGQEEYMHVKVQESSDASEQRGRDWTGQEDSSDHGNEVDHSGFAAPEKENKDVIEEDGNDRIKDEEQGDLNVEGNRNKDRKEEEQGNVAASEKGVSDGGKEESGNGGTEDSEDTQDAGSEQGILLLDSIWWPVEDQERGCSVIAELMENFTCVFVDSVSNSFYPVPQEAIGVGSAFEGWSPREWDGVYQVLVPLNPPPGHTFHLELNSAGQMAARTFSVRVELACTCERERLGEKLLCFLHHSQEELWREQKRSLLETLCTGSYLDVEKTSHWFYQLVRCSWLHVPQSYSWHLVFQPCSRSCQFQLSKGKRSLTVEMLFGVRQGDSDIFVVSQPTEAQKGNSCNFVSSQPTEANIMASTAWPETYAVAEAKFFQHIARQVPCESLHLKCLQVFTCILRGTGFSSSTWKTVVMHVLTTVPLSRWRRREFAQRLWDVMAYLRRCLHLKCLEHFVLGNERLPAEISLPSAMRRLEPLNLFEHLARDPAAHMEALKAYGRLRFRLRMLLSSH, from the coding sequence atgaaggagcgtcaggagctgctggaccgtgagatggctcggctgctgcaggagctggagcgggggcccctggagcagcaggacgagggctggggagccgtgctctttggtgccctgcagcagtggccattcTGTCTTCTTGCTGGCGTTCTGCTcctcttgggcctgtggtttagctgcagaagaaggagctgtgcggccagcagcagcagcaaggaccagagctcctggaagaccttgggagatgggagaggaaaagaacaGGAGGAAGACAGCCCTGATTcagagaaaggcaaagaaaacactgatgtgactgtggaggcagacgaCAGCgagactgaaaatgacagagaaggcagtcctgtggctgcagATGAAGGAGACAACGATGATGTCATTGAAGGCCATGATAATGTGAAGTCGAAGGAAGACAGCTATGTTAACAGTGGCAATGGCCAAGTCTTAAAGAAAGATGAAGGAcggagtgatggggatgtgccaggggaCAGTACTGCtgaaggaaatgaagaagaacctggcaATGTTGCTGGAAATAAAGAACACCTCgatgaagcaaatgaaggagaaaacaaggatgtgcaggtggagcaagacaaggacactggaaaggaaggaaaaggagatggaaatgaagaaaaaggcaACAGTGCGAATGTGAAGGCGGGCAACAACGATGATGTAAATGAAGGTGAAGACAACATAGATGGACAGGAAGAATACATGCATGTGAAGgtgcaggaaagcagtgatgccAGTGAACAGAGAGGCAGAGACTGGACTGGGCAGGAAGACAGCAGTGATCATGGGAATGAAGTAGACCATAGTGGTTTTGCTgcacctgagaaagaaaataaggacgTTATCGAAGAAGATGGCAATGATAGAATCAAGGATGAAGAACAGGGTGATTTGAATGTGGAGGGAAACAGGAATAAGGATAGGAAAGAAGAAGAACAAGGTAAcgtggctgccagtgaaaaaggtgTCAGcgatggtggcaaggaagagagcggcaaTGGTGGAACTGAAGACAGTGAAGACACTCAGGACGCTGGGAGtgagcaaggcatccttttaCTGGATAGCATATggtggcctgtggaggaccaggagagaggttgctcagtgatagctgagctgatggagaacTTCACGtgtgtctttgtggacagcgtgagcaatagcttctacccggtgcctcaagaagccatcggggtgggcagtgcctttgagggctggagtccccgtgagtgggatggggtgtaccaggtgctggtcccactgaatcccccgccagggcaCACCTTCCACCTAGAGCTtaacagtgcagggcagatggcagcaaGGACCTTCAGCGTCCGTGTGGAGCTGGCGTGCACgtgcgagagggagcggctgggcgagaagctgttgtgcttcctgcaccactcgcaggaggagctgtggcgggagcagaagcgcagcctcctCGAGACGCTCTGCActggctcctacctggatgtggagaaaacctcccaCTGGTTCTACCAGCtggtgagatgctcgtggctgcatgtgcctcagtcatactcatggcacttggtgtttcagccctgcagccggtcctgccaattccagctgagcaaaggcaagaggagcctgacagtggaaatgctctttggggtgcgccaaggggactctgacatctttgtggtcagccagcccacagaggcccagaaaggcaactcctgcaactttgtgagcagtcagcccaccgaggccaacatcatggcaagcacagcgtggcctgagacatacgctgtggcagaggcaaaattcttccagcacatcgccaggcagGTGCCGTGTGAgagcttgcacctgaaatgcctgcaggtcttcacctgcatcctgaggggcacaggtttttccagctctacctggaagactgtggtcatgcacgtgctgaccaccgtaccgctgtcccggtggcgcaggagggaatttgcacagcggctgtgggacgTCATGGcgtacctgcgccgctgcctgcacttgaaatgcctggagcactttgtgctaggcaacgagaggcttcctgcagagatcagcttgccatCGGCAATGCGAAGGCTTGAGCCactcaacctctttgagcacctggcccgagatcctgctgcccacatggaggcactgaaagcttatggtcggctgcgatttcgcctccggatgctgctctccagccactga
- the LOC137474037 gene encoding inositol 1,4,5-trisphosphate receptor-interacting protein-like, with protein sequence MDLHLVSVGALGAQGHDDFTDRAGDGGRGWPVTRSGCRRRSCAASSSSKDQSSWKTLGDGRGKEQEEDSPDSEKGKENTDVTVEADDSETENDREGSPVAADVGDNDDVIEGHDNVKSKEDSYVNSGNGQVLKKDEGRSDGDVPGDSTAEGNEEEPGNVAGNKEHLDEANEGENKDVQVEQDKDTGKEGKGDGNEEKGNSANVKAGNNDDVNEGEDNIDGQEEYMHVKVQESSDASEQRGRDWTGQEDSSDHGNEVDHSGFAAPEKENKDVIEEDGNDRIKDEEQGDLNVEGNRNKDRKEEEQGNVAASEKGVSDGGKEESGNGGTEDSEDTQDAGSEQGILLLDSIWWPVEDQERGCSVIAELMENFTCVFVDSVSNSFYPVPQEAIGVGSAFEGWSPREWDGVYQVLVPLNPPPGHTFHLELNSAGQMAARTFSVRVELACTCERERLGEKLLCFLHHSQEELWREQKRSLLETLCTGSYLDVEKTSHWFYQLVRCSWLHVPQSYSWHLVFQPCSRSCQFQLSKGKRSLTVEMLFGVRQGDSDIFVVSQPTEAQKGNSCNFVSSQPTEANIMASTAWPETYAVAEAKFFQHIARQVPCESLHLKCLQVFTCILRGTGFSSSTWKTVVMHVLTTVPLSRWRRREFAQRLWDVMAYLRRCLHLKCLEHFVLGNERLPAEISLPSAMRRLEPLNLFEHLARDPAAHMEALKAYGRLRFRLRMLLSSH encoded by the exons atggatctgcacttggtgtctgttggggcgctgggtgcccagggccacgatgacttcactgaccgggctggggacggcgggcggggctggcctgtgacgcgctctgg ctgcagaagaaggagctgtgcggccagcagcagcagcaaggaccagagctcctggaagaccttgggagatgggagaggaaaagaacaGGAGGAAGACAGCCCTGATTcagagaaaggcaaagaaaacactgatgtgactgtggaggcagacgaCAGCgagactgaaaatgacagagaaggcagtcctgtggctgcagATGTAGGAGACAACGATGATGTCATTGAAGGCCATGATAATGTGAAGTCGAAGGAAGACAGCTATGTTAACAGTGGCAATGGCCAAGTCTTAAAGAAAGATGAAGGAcggagtgatggggatgtgccaggggaCAGTACTGCtgaaggaaatgaagaagaacctggcaATGTTGCTGGAAATAAAGAACACCTCgatgaagcaaatgaaggagaaaacaaggatgtgcaggtggagcaagacaaggacactggaaaggaaggaaaaggagatggaaatgaagaaaaaggcaACAGTGCGAATGTGAAGGCGGGCAACAACGATGATGTAAATGAAGGTGAAGACAACATAGATGGACAGGAAGAATACATGCATGTGAAGgtgcaggaaagcagtgatgccAGTGAACAGAGAGGCAGAGACTGGACTGGGCAGGAAGACAGCAGTGATCATGGGAATGAAGTAGACCATAGTGGTTTTGCTgcacctgagaaagaaaataaggacgTTATCGAAGAAGATGGCAATGATAGAATCAAGGATGAAGAACAGGGTGATTTGAATGTGGAGGGAAACAGGAATAAGGATAGGAAAGAAGAAGAACAAGGTAAcgtggctgccagtgaaaaaggtgTCAGcgatggtggcaaggaagagagcggcaaTGGTGGAACTGAAGACAGTGAAGACACTCAGGACGCTGGGAGtgagcaaggcatccttttaCTGGATAGCATATggtggcctgtggaggaccaggagagaggttgctcagtgatagctgagctgatggagaacTTCACGtgtgtctttgtggacagcgtgagcaatagcttctacccggtgcctcaagaagccatcggggtgggcagtgcctttgagggctggagtccccgtgagtgggatggggtgtaccaggtgctggtcccactgaatcccccgccagggcaCACCTTCCACCTAGAGCTtaacagtgcagggcagatggcagcaaGGACCTTCAGCGTCCGTGTGGAGCTGGCGTGCACgtgcgagagggagcggctgggcgagaagctgttgtgcttcctgcaccactcgcaggaggagctgtggcgggagcagaagcgcagcctcctCGAGACGCTCTGCActggctcctacctggatgtggagaaaacctcccaCTGGTTCTACCAGCtggtgagatgctcgtggctgcatgtgcctcagtcatactcatggcacttggtgtttcagccctgcagccggtcctgccaattccagctgagcaaaggcaagaggagcctgacagtggaaatgctctttggggtgcgccaaggggactctgacatctttgtggtcagccagcccacagaggcccagaaaggcaactcctgcaactttgtgagcagtcagcccaccgaggccaacatcatggcaagcacagcgtggcctgagacatacgctgtggcagaggcaaaattcttccagcacatcgccaggcagGTGCCGTGTGAgagcttgcacctgaaatgcctgcaggtcttcacctgcatcctgaggggcacaggtttttccagctctacctggaagactgtggtcatgcacgtgctgaccaccgtaccgctgtcccggtggcgcaggagggaatttgcacagcggctgtgggacgTCATGGcgtacctgcgccgctgcctgcacttgaaatgcctggagcactttgtgctaggcaacgagaggcttcctgcagagatcagcttgccatCGGCAATGCGAAGGCTTGAGCCactcaacctctttgagcacctggcccgagatcctgctgcccacatggaggcactgaaagcttatggtcggctgcgatttcgcctccggatgctgctctccagccactga
- the LOC137474039 gene encoding inositol 1,4,5-trisphosphate receptor-interacting protein-like, producing MDLHLVSVGALGAQGHDDFTDRAGDGGRGWPVTRSGCRRRSCAASSSSKDQSSWKTLGDGRGKEQEEDSPDSEKGKENTDVTVEADDSETENDREGSPVAADVGDNDDVIEGHDNVKSKEDSYVNSGNGQVLKKDEGRSDGDVPGDSTAEGNEEEPGNVAGNKEHLDEANEGENKDVQVEQDKDTGKEGKGDGNEEKGNSANVKAGNNDDVNEGEDNIDGQEEYMHVKVQESSDASEQRGRDWTGQEDSSDHGNEVDHSGFAAPEKENKDVIEEDGNDRIKDEEQGDLNVEGNRNKDRKEEEQGNVAASEKGVSDGGKEESSNGGTEDSEDTQDAGSEQGILLLDSIWWPVEDQERGCSVIAELMENFTCVFVDSVSNSFYPVPQEAIGVGSAFEGWSPREWDGVYQVLVPLNPPPGHTFHLELNSAGQMAARTFSVRVELACTCERERLGEKLLCFLHHSQEELWREQKRSLLETLCTGSYLDVEKTSHWFYQLVRCSWLHVPQSYSWHLVFQPCSRSCQFQLSKGKRSLTVEMLFGVRQGDSDIFVVSQPTEAQKGNSCNFVSSQPTEANIMASTAWPETYAVAEAKFFQHIARQVPCESLHLKCLQVFTCILRGTGFSSSTWKTVVMHVLTTVPLSRWRRREFAQRLWDVMAYLRRCLHLKCLEHFVLGNERLPAEISLPSAMRRLEPLNLFEHLARDPAAHMEALKAYGRLRFRLRMLLSSH from the exons atggatctgcacttggtgtctgttggggcgctgggtgcccagggccacgatgacttcactgaccgggctggggacggcgggcggggctggcctgtgacgcgctctgg ctgcagaagaaggagctgtgcggccagcagcagcagcaaggaccagagctcctggaagaccttgggagatgggagaggaaaagaacaGGAGGAAGACAGCCCTGATTcagagaaaggcaaagaaaacactgatgtgactgtggaggcagacgaCAGCgagactgaaaatgacagagaaggcagtcctgtggctgcagATGTAGGAGACAACGATGATGTCATTGAAGGCCATGATAATGTGAAGTCGAAGGAAGACAGCTATGTTAACAGTGGCAATGGCCAAGTCTTAAAGAAAGATGAAGGAcggagtgatggggatgtgccaggggaCAGTACTGCtgaaggaaatgaagaagaacctggcaATGTTGCTGGAAATAAAGAACACCTCgatgaagcaaatgaaggagaaaacaaggatgtgcaggtggagcaagacaaggacactggaaaggaaggaaaaggagatggaaatgaagaaaaaggcaACAGTGCGAATGTGAAGGCGGGCAACAACGATGATGTAAATGAAGGTGAAGACAACATAGATGGACAGGAAGAATACATGCATGTGAAGgtgcaggaaagcagtgatgccAGTGAACAGAGAGGCAGAGACTGGACTGGGCAGGAAGACAGCAGTGATCATGGGAATGAAGTAGACCATAGTGGTTTTGCTgcacctgagaaagaaaataaggacgTTATCGAAGAAGATGGCAATGATAGAATCAAGGATGAAGAACAGGGTGATTTGAATGTGGAGGGAAACAGGAATAAGGATAGGAAAGAAGAAGAACAAGGTAAcgtggctgccagtgaaaaaggtgTCAGcgatggtggcaaggaagagagcaGCAATGGTGGAACTGAAGACAGTGAAGACACTCAGGACGCTGGGAGtgagcaaggcatccttttaCTGGATAGCATATggtggcctgtggaggaccaggagagaggttgctcagtgatagctgagctgatggagaacTTCACGtgtgtctttgtggacagcgtgagcaatagcttctacccggtgcctcaagaagccatcggggtgggcagtgcctttgagggctggagtccccgtgagtgggatggggtgtaccaggtgctggtcccactgaatcccccgccagggcaCACCTTCCACCTAGAGCTtaacagtgcagggcagatggcagcaaGGACCTTCAGCGTCCGTGTGGAGCTGGCGTGCACgtgcgagagggagcggctgggcgagaagctgttgtgcttcctgcaccactcgcaggaggagctgtggcgggagcagaagcgcagcctcctCGAGACGCTCTGCActggctcctacctggatgtggagaaaacctcccaCTGGTTCTACCAGCtggtgagatgctcgtggctgcatgtgcctcagtcatactcatggcacttggtgtttcagccctgcagccggtcctgccaattccagctgagcaaaggcaagaggagcctgacagtggaaatgctctttggggtgcgccaaggggactctgacatctttgtggtcagccagcccacagaggcccagaaaggcaactcctgcaactttgtgagcagtcagcccaccgaggccaacatcatggcaagcacagcgtggcctgagacatacgctgtggcagaggcaaaattcttccagcacatcgccaggcagGTGCCGTGTGAgagcttgcacctgaaatgcctgcaggtcttcacctgcatcctgaggggcacaggtttttccagctctacctggaagactgtggtcatgcacgtgctgaccaccgtaccgctgtcccggtggcgcaggagggaatttgcacagcggctgtgggacgTCATGGcgtacctgcgccgctgcctgcacttgaaatgcctggagcactttgtgctaggcaacgagaggcttcctgcagagatcagcttgccatCGGCAATGCGAAGGCTTGAGCCactcaacctctttgagcacctggcccgagatcctgctgcccacatggaggcactgaaagcttatggtcggctgcgatttcgcctccggatgctgctctccagccactga